The following coding sequences lie in one Aspergillus luchuensis IFO 4308 DNA, chromosome 8, nearly complete sequence genomic window:
- a CDS encoding FAD-binding oxidoreductase (COG:C;~EggNog:ENOG410PJHR;~InterPro:IPR006094,IPR036318,IPR016166,IPR016167, IPR016169;~PFAM:PF01565;~SMCOG1138:FAD linked oxidase domain protein;~antiSMASH:Cluster_8.4;~go_function: GO:0016491 - oxidoreductase activity [Evidence IEA];~go_function: GO:0050660 - flavin adenine dinucleotide binding [Evidence IEA];~go_function: GO:0071949 - FAD binding [Evidence IEA];~go_process: GO:0055114 - oxidation-reduction process [Evidence IEA]), with the protein MAAKDKLSPLALQELNSRLSSTGHQLITRESDPAKYARCIERWSMAAVKPAGAVLISESIDAISIAVHYATQKSIDLAVRGGGHSTAGSSSTDGGLLIDLGSSTRFTQVKVDKTKDHLIAGGGANWGHVDEAGFSAGLATVGGTVSDTGIGGLTLGGGYRWLSGKLGLTIDNLIALGLVTADGKLLTVSEEQNAQLFWALRGAGHNFGVAVSFTY; encoded by the coding sequence ATGGCTGCCAAGGACAAGCTCTCGCCATTGGCTCTGCAGGAACTGAACTCCCGACTCTCATCTACGGGACACCAATTAATCACCAGGGAGTCAGACCCAGCTAAGTACGCAAGGTGTATCGAGCGGTGGTCTATGGCGGCGGTGAAGCCTGCAGGAGCTGTCCTCATATCAGAAAGTATAGACGCTATCTCCATAGCTGTCCATTATGCCACACAGAAGTCTATCGACCTGGCGGTCCGAGGTGGTGGTCATTCCACTGCCGGGTCGAGCTCCACCGATGGTggcctcctcatcgacctcgGTTCCTCAACGCGGTTCACGCAAGTTAAGGTGGACAAGACGAAAGATCATTTGATAGCAGGGGGCGGAGCTAATTGGGGTCACGTCGATGAAGCGGGGTTTTCTGCGGGCCTGGCGACAGTTGGCGGCACAGTCAGCGACACCGGGATCGGCGGCTTGACTCTTGGGGGCGGGTATAGGTGGTTGAGCGGGAAATTAGGTCTCACGATTGACAACCTGATCGCCCTGGGGCTCGTGACAGCAGATGGGAAGCTCTTGACCGTCAGTGAAGAACAGAATGCACAATTGTTCTGGGCTCTTCGGGGAGCAGGACACAACTTTGGTGTCGCAGTATCATTCACGTACTAG
- a CDS encoding hybrid non-ribosomal peptide synthetase/type I polyketide synthase (COG:I;~EggNog:ENOG410PJ6Y;~InterPro:IPR016035,IPR016039,IPR014030,IPR014031, IPR001227,IPR032821,IPR010071,IPR014043,IPR020806, IPR020845,IPR020841,IPR000873,IPR009081,IPR036736, IPR042099,IPR025110;~PFAM:PF16197,PF00550,PF02801,PF00501,PF13193, PF00109;~SMCOG1002:AMP-dependent synthetase and ligase;~antiSMASH:Cluster_8.4;~go_function: GO:0016740 - transferase activity [Evidence IEA];~go_function: GO:0016746 - transferase activity, transferring acyl groups [Evidence IEA];~go_function: GO:0031177 - phosphopantetheine binding [Evidence IEA]), which produces MGDMDGTISNEDYLTIIEQFNATEDATTLGFCLPELFEKVAERYPNNIAVIYGDTQLAYGTLNRLANQLARILVEERGVGRGDVVGVALDRSIDLIVAVLAVVKAGAAYVPIDPAFPADRVTHMVNDAGPKLVVVSDSTVTALSPWRDICLSIDTVRGNMKQVDSSNLTTQNVRPENLAYVIYTSGSTGRPKGVEANHGALCNLLLSMQKEPGCAPGDRLLAVATISFDMSILDLLLPLASGAATVIAPTEALRDPGALLKLMERHSVTMIQATPSFWQMLLDGGWKGQPRLVKILTAGEPISRRLLDRLLAYGDMVWNGYGPTEATVYASVGRVSQDEQDIVIGHPIANFQLYVLNPKDLTPMPIGGLGEVYIGGCGVNCGYRNKPGMTKERFLDNNPFHPGRLYRTGDLARFLAPGKLKLVGRIDSQVKVRGYRIELEDISAAITEHEEVSAAVVVTRDDQLIAYFMRNIGNHQKPLDHVLRAWLAQRRPAYMMPAFFVEMDTFPMTLNGKIDRKALPDPTKRVRVSTAQPQTELERRVLAVWSQVLGHTGIGINDNFFDVGGNSVRLPRVKAGLEELMGRPVQMAKLFEYYTIKSLAAYLERSQDEGHITTSARPSFDPTLRGEAQQQSSSDHPSSSWNNEHIAIISIACRFPGGITSPEEFWELLETGNDVITEVPQDRWDADALYDADPAAPGKSHCRRGGFIRDGVGSFDAPFFGISPREARTLDPTQNVMLETCWEGLERAGYTMEQLRGSLTGVFIGHSQATAHSVGRDLADLDGYAVTGSIGATLSGRASYVLGLEGPSLTVDTACSSSLVSTHLACTSLRQGECDMAVAGGVTLMLSPGLMVEFTRLGGISPDGSCHAFSADSQGTGFSEGSAVVVLKRLSDAQRDGDTIQAVLRGSAINHGGRRAASLTTPSGAAQVHLIQSALGASGLTPSDIDYIEAHGTATKLGDPIEGTALAEVFSNRSLSLEPLWVGSAKSNLGHTQASAGLASLLKVVLAMQHRLIPKTIHVTEPTPLVDWHKANMALVLENQPWPSTHTRRAGVSSFGIGGTNAHIIVEEAPPSPSTVSVHSNARPSPSMVSFVASGQNNAALHQQVKKLHRHLQNAIPTNGSDYLGDVAYSLAVKRTHFRRRLAFIANDKADLLKKLASCADAQMGELQPPAGVIHSTKMEYADRGLHLAMLFTGQGSQRLGMGKRLYQVYPTFRKALEEVVAYFPSLETPLLEVMWAEHQSDAAKLLDRTDYAQPAIFSVEVAL; this is translated from the coding sequence ATGGGGGATATGGACGGTACGATCTCAAACGAGGATTATCTGACTATTATTGAGCAATTCAACGCCACTGAAGATGCCACGACGTTAGGGTTTTGCCTCCCCGAACTTTTTGAAAAGGTTGCGGAGCGATATCCCAACAACATTGCGGTGATCTATGGCGATACTCAACTAGCCTACGGGACACTCAATCGACTTGCAAATCAGCTGGCCCGCATCTTGGTGGAGGAGCGAGGGGTCGGCCGTGGGGATGTGGTCGGTGTGGCCCTTGACCGGTCCATTGACCTGATTGTCGCAGTGTTGGCGGTGGTCAAGGCTGGGGCTGCGTACGTGCCGATTGATCCGGCCTTTCCTGCGGACAGGGTGACGCACATGGTGAATGATGCCGGTCCCAAGCTTGTCGTTGTTAGTGATAGCACCGTCACGGCACTGTCGCCGTGGCGGGATATCTGCCTCAGTATTGACACGGTACGGGGCAACATGAAGCAGGTTGACAGCAGCAACCTAACCACCCAAAATGTGCGGCCAGAAAACCTCGCATACGTCATCTATACATCCGGGTCGACGGGACGCCCTAAGGGGGTGGAGGCGAACCATGGAGCACTGTGCAATCTCTTGCTCTCGATGCAGAAGGAACCGGGATGCGCCCCGGGGGATCGACTGTTGGCAGTAGCCACCATCTCCTTCGATATGTCCATCCTGGACCTACTCCTACCACTGGCGAGTGGTGCGGCAACGGTGATCGCCCCGACAGAGGCTCTTCGAGACCCCGGAGCACTACTCAAGTTGATGGAGCGACATTCGGTAACCATGATCCAGGCGACCCCTTCTTTTTGGCAGATGCTGCTGGATGGTGGCTGGAAGGGTCAACCCCGGCTAGTTAAGATCTTGACGGCCGGCGAACCCATCTCGCGTCGACTACTCGACCGCTTGCTGGCCTACGGGGATATGGTGTGGAATGGGTATGGCCCAACCGAGGCCACCGTGTACGCAAGCGTGGGCAGGGTGAGCCAAGACGAACAAGACATCGTCATCGGACATCCCATCGCAAATTTCCAGCTGTACGTTCTGAATCCGAAGGATCTGACACCCATGCCGATCGGTGGGCTGGGTGAGGTATACATCGGCGGTTGCGGCGTGAACTGCGGGTACCGCAACAAGCCGGGCATGACCAAGGAACGATTCCTTGACAACAATCCTTTTCACCCTGGACGGTTATACCGTACTGGCGATCTGGCCCGGTTCCTCGCTCCAGGCAAGCTCAAGCTCGTAGGCCGTATTGACAGCCAAGTTAAAGTTCGGGGATACCGCATCGAGCTTGAAGATATCTCAGCAGCCATCACAGAGCATGAGGAGGTCTCAGCGGCTGTGGTGGTCACTAGGGATGACCAGCTTATCGCGTACTTTATGCGCAACATTGGCAACCACCAGAAACCCCTAGACCACGTCTTACGGGCGTGGCTAGCCCAGCGCCGGCCGGCCTACATGATGCccgccttcttcgtcgaaaTGGATACCTTTCCAATGACACTGAATGGGAAGATCGACCGAAAGGCGCTCCCAGATCCTACGAAGAGGGTTAGAGTCAGCACCGCACAACCCCAAACAGAGCTGGAGCGCCGCGTGCTGGCCGTTTGGTCGCAAGTCTTGGGCCATACCGGCATTGGGATCAACGACAATTTCTTCGACGTTGGGGGCAACTCCGTTCGTCTTCCACGTGTCAAGGCGGGGTTGGAAGAGCTCATGGGCCGACCAGTGCAAATGGCAAAGCTCTTCGAGTACTACACCATTAAGTCTCTGGCGGCATACCTCGAGCGTAGCCAAGACGAGGGTCATATCACCACCAGCGCGAGGCCTTCATTTGATCCTACGCTGCGGGGAGAGGCACAGCAACAAAGCTCCAGCGACCATCCTAGTTCTAGCTGGAACAATGAACACATCGCGATCATTTCAATAGCATGCCGGTTCCCCGGGGGCATCACCAGCCCAGAGGAGTTCTGGGAGCTGCTTGAGACAGGCAACGATGTGATAACCGAGGTACCTCAGGACCGCTGGGATGCCGATGCGCTGTACGATGCCGACCCAGCCGCGCCGGGCAAGTCACACTGCCGACGTGGGGGGTTCATTCGGGATGGTGTGGGCTCTTTTGACGCCCCCTTCTTCGGCATATCTCCACGAGAAGCCCGCACACTAGATCCGACGCAGAACGTGATGCTGGAAACATGCTGGGAAGGTTTGGAGCGAGCTGGGTACACCATGGAACAGCTCCGCGGGAGCCTGACGGGTGTGTTCATCGGCCATAGTCAAGCGACCGCTCACAGCGTCGGTCGAGACCTCGCTGATTTGGATGGATATGCGGTCACCGGCTCCATCGGCGCCACTCTCTCGGGCCGGGCATCATATGTCCTGGGACTGGAGGGACCATCACTGACGGTGGACACGGCATGCTCTTCCTCCCTAGTCAGTACGCACCTGGCCTGTACATCATTGCGACAGGGGGAATGCGATATGGCAGTGGCAGGCGGGGTGACTCTGATGCTTTCCCCAGGGCTCATGGTAGAATTCACCCGGTTAGGGGGCATCTCGCCTGATGGCTCCTGCCATGCGTTCTCAGCGGACTCACAAGGTACCGGCTTTAGTGAAGGCTCcgctgttgttgtgttgaaGCGACTATCTGATGCTCAGCGCGACGGCGACACTATTCAGGCCGTGTTACGCGGCAGCGCTATCAATCATGGCGGACGCCGTGCTGCCAGCCTCACAACGCCGAGTGGCGCTGCCCAGGTGCATCTCATCCAATCCGCCCTCGGAGCATCCGGGCTGACACCGAGTGACATTGACTACATTGAAGCTCATGGCACGGCCACCAAGCTGGGCGACCCCATAGAAGGCACCGCGCTGGCAGAAGTATTTTCCAATCGGTCCCTGTCCTTAGAACCACTATGGGTTGGGTCGGCGAAGTCAAATCTCGGCCACACCCAGGCATCCGCCGGCCTGGCGAGCTTGTTGAAGGTCGTGTTGGCCATGCAACACCGCTTGATTCCAAAGACCATACATGTCACGGAACCAACGCCATTGGTGGACTGGCACAAAGCTAACATGGCACTGGTGCTGGAGAATCAGCCATGGCCGTCTACCCACACGCGACGCGCGGGCGTGAGCTCTTTCGGCATTGGCGGTACCAACGCACATATCATCGTCGAGGAAGCACCGCCCTCACCATCCACCGTCAGCGTACACAGCAATGCTcgaccatcaccatctatGGTATCTTTCGTGGCGTCGGGGCAAAATAATGCAGCCCTGCATCAGCAAGTTAAGAAGCTTCACCGACACCTTCAAAATGCTATTCCTACGAATGGCAGCGACTATCTAGGGGACGTGGCTTACTCGCTGGCGGTCAAACGCACCCACTTCCGCCGACGATTAGCATTCATTGCCAACGACAAGGCGGACCTGCTAAAAAAACTGGCCTCTTGCGCAGACGCTCAGATGGGCGAGCTGCAGCCTCCTGCCGGCGTCATCCACAGCACCAAGATGGAATACGCTGATCGGGGATTGCACCTAGCCATGTTGTTTACCGGCCAAGGGAGTCAGCGGCTGGGTATGGGCAAAAGACTCTATCAGGTCTATCCCACCTTTCGCAAGGCCCTGGAAGAAGTCGTGGCATACTTCCCCAGCCTTGAAACCCCTCTCTTGGAAGTGATGTGGGCCGAACACCAGAGCGATGCCGCCAAATTACTCGACCGCACCGACTATGCGCAGCCCGCTATATTCTCCGTGGAGGTGGCACTATAG
- a CDS encoding putative PKS/NRPS-like protein biosynthetic cluster (COG:I;~EggNog:ENOG410PJ6Y;~InterPro:IPR016035,IPR001227,IPR014043,IPR036291, IPR013968;~PFAM:PF00106,PF00698,PF08659;~antiSMASH:Cluster_8.4;~go_function: GO:0016740 - transferase activity [Evidence IEA]), whose amino-acid sequence MSFLHVQARVDIAGYNTPMQTVVSGDKQAIEVVAAHFAGKLGRKVKMLEVSQAFHSSHMDDMLPLFRAVVKTLQFSRPKLPVISSLTGLLAEEGQLEQPEYWVQQARQAVRFSDSIQTIYHQHGIDIFLELGPHPVLLGLTAACLTSHQCHGDDDDNASPLLLPSLRPGKEDDISVVRRSLAELHVRNAPIDWLAYFKPWRCQSVTLPTYAFQRDRWFRQPRAMSVGLNGNNVVGNDQADGPPSSGDTDRFQFEVVWHPLNKENLQLEDSSRSWGLICPAGNGKWASTVTRALSQTGIRLTRVQRLEEAQQLDGLLCLWDTSSPTDIPRQASQHTTQALTQLQMAATTSFPLPLVWVTWQAVGTGGYDADPGQMNGLGTGPLWGLMRTARNEHPDLRLRLIDLDEERGTPEALLLALTLSEEPECAVRQGQVLMPRLQQVKELKPIVEQQRHFLRQDGAVLITGGLGGIGKRVARWLATTHHVHDLVLISRRGMEDSGAAAFVAELSQFNSRATVIACDVADFESLKLVMAMFSVQRPLRGVIHAAGVVDNGILSAMTPQRCATTSAPKVDGA is encoded by the coding sequence ATGTCCTTTCTCCACGTACAGGCCAGGGTTGACATCGCTGGCTACAACACGCCGATGCAGACAGTCGTATCTGGCGACAAACAGGCCATCGAGGTCGTGGCGGCACATTTCGCTGGAAAGCTTGGCCGTAAGGTGAAGATGCTCGAAGTGTCGCAAGCCTTCCACTCGTCGCACATGGACGATATGCTGCCACTCTTCCGGGCCGTGGTGAAAACGCTGCAATTCAGCCGACCTAAGCTGCCCGTGATCAGCAGTCTGACTGGCCTACTGGCTGAAGAAGGACAACTGGAACAACCCGAATATTGGGTCCAGCAGGCAAGGCAGGCAGTTCGCTTCAGTGATAGCATTCAAACGATTTACCACCAGCATGGTATCGACATATTCCTGGAGCTCGGTCCGCATCCCGTGCTGTTGGGCCTCACAGCAGCATGTCTTACGAGTCATCAATgccatggtgatgacgatgacaacGCATCGCCTCTCCTTTTGCCCTCTCTAAGACCGGGTAAGGAAGATGACATCTCGGTCGTGCGACGCAGTCTTGCCGAGTTGCACGTGAGGAATGCGCCCATTGACTGGCTCGCATACTTCAAGCCATGGCGTTGTCAATCAGTAACGTTGCCAACCTATGCCTTCCAGCGTGATCGCTGGTTCAGACAGCCGCGGGCGATGTCTGTTGGCCTCAACGGCAACAACGTGGTAGGCAACGACCAGGCTGACGGGCCTCCCTCCAGCGGGGACACTGACCGTTTTCAATTCGAGGTCGTCTGGCACCCATTGAACAAGGAGAATTTACAGCTGGAGGACAGTAGCCGCTCGTGGGGTTTGATTTGCCCGGCTGGTAATGGAAAGTGGGCATCAACTGTCACAAGAGCCTTATCCCAGACCGGGATACGGTTAACTCGGGTGCAGCGACTTGAAGAGGCGCAGCAGCTAGACGGGCTGCTATGTCTATGGGATACATCGTCCCCCACAGACATTCCACGCCAGGCCTCTCAACACACCACACAAGCGCTCACCCAGCTCCAGATGGCAGCGACAACCAGCTTTCCGCTGCCACTAGTTTGGGTCACCTGGCAAGCAGTAGGAACTGGCGGCTACGACGCTGATCCTGGTCAGATGAACGGGCTGGGTACCGGGCCGCTGTGGGGTTTGATGCGCACCGCTCGCAATGAGCATCCAGACCTTCGCCTGCGTCTCATCGACTTAGATGAGGAAAGGGGGACACCAGaggccctcctcctcgcgctGACGCTGTCAGAAGAACCGGAATGCGCTGTACGACAAGGACAGGTATTAATGCCTCGGCTACAGCAAGTGAAGGAACTGAAGCCAATTgtcgagcagcagcggcactTTCTGCGCCAGGATGGTGCTGTGTTGATCACAGGCGGCCTTGGAGGCATTGGCAAGCGTGTGGCCAGGTGGCtggccaccacccaccacgtTCACGACTTGGTGTTGATATCTCGTCGCGGCATGGAAGACTCCGGTGCTGCAGCATTTGTGGCCGAGCTGTCGCAATTCAACAGCAGAGCTACTGTGATCGCCTGTGATGTAGCGGATTTCGAAAGCCTAAAGTTAGTTATGGCCATGTTCAGTGTGCAGAGACCATTGCGCGGGGTGATTCACGCGGCCGGCGTGGTGGATAACGGCATTCTCTCAGCCATGACACCGCAGCGATGTGCCACAACATCTGCACCGAAGGTGGATGGCGCTTGA
- a CDS encoding NAD(P)-dependent alcohol dehydrogenase (COG:Q;~EggNog:ENOG410PG90;~InterPro:IPR013154,IPR013149,IPR002328,IPR036291, IPR011032,IPR020843;~PFAM:PF00107,PF08240;~SMCOG1040:alcohol dehydrogenase;~antiSMASH:Cluster_8.4;~go_function: GO:0008270 - zinc ion binding [Evidence IEA];~go_function: GO:0016491 - oxidoreductase activity [Evidence IEA];~go_process: GO:0055114 - oxidation-reduction process [Evidence IEA]): MSYPKEFTGFQVPSAEKWLDFEKSTWEPRPFGDYDVDIKIECCGVCASDVHTARGDWGEMPYPFAVGHEVIGRVLRVGPKVTLAKVGQRVGVGAQVYSCLDCRHCKNGNETYCKEQVNAYGASYPGTDCTTQGGYSSHTRIHEYWVFPIPDSLASSDAAPMMCAGVTVYSPLKRFGAGPGTKVGVVGIGGLGHYAIMFAKALGAEVWAISRSRNKEADARQMGADGFLATNEEGWCQPHEMTFDLIISTASSFQDFPLSQYLSLLGVHGRFHLVGVPGGDGLKISTFDFIGNGCSIGASNLGGRHEVLEMLDLAATKGIRSWVKEIPISKQGIQTAIEQLETSSVRYRSCLVAYDEEFGA; encoded by the exons ATGTCTTATCCCAAGGAGTTTACTGGGTTCCAGGTCCCGAGCGCTGAAAAGTGGCTAGATTTTGAGAAAAGTACTTGGGAGCCTCGACCTTTTGGGGATTACGATGTCGATATCAAGATAGAGTGCTGCGGGGTGTGCGCTAGTGACGTGCACACTGCTCGTGGTGATTGGGGCGAGATGCCCTATCCTTTCGCTGTCGGCCACGAGGTCATTGGGAGGGTTCTCCGCGTAGGCCCAAAAGTAACCCTCGCAAAGGTGGGCCAGCGAGTCGGGGTTGGGGCCCAGGTTTACTCCTGTTTGGACTGCCGCCACTGCAAGAACGGCAATGAAACGTACTGCAAAGAACAGGTCAATGCCTATGGAGCGTCGTATCCAGGGACGGATTGTACGACCCAGGGTGGATACTCATCCCACACTCGGATTCATGAATACTG GGTATTCCCGATTCCGGATAGCTTGGCTAGTAGTGATGCTGCCCCCATGATGTGTGCAGGCGTCACCGTGTACAGTCCACTAAAACGCTTCGGCGCAGGACCTGGCACCAAGGTTGGTGTAGTGGGTATCGGCGGTCTTGGTCATTACGCCATCATGTTTGCAAAAGCACTTGGTGCCGAAGTGTGGGCTATTTCCCGGTCACGCAACAAGGAGGCCGATGCGAGACAAATGGGCGCCGATGGCTTCCTCGCCACGAACGAGGAGGGCTGGTGTCAGCCGCATGAAATGACATTTGATCTGATTATTAGCACGGCAAGCTCCTTCCAAGATTTTCCGCTATCGCAATACCTCAGCCTTCTGGGCGTTCACGGACGCTTCCACTTGGTTGGCGTGCCCGGCGGCGACGGCCTCAAGATATCTACCTTTGACTTCATCGGGAACGGCTGCTCCATCGGCGCCTCGAACCTCGGGGGTCGGCACGAGGTTCTGGAAATGCTGGACTTGGCGGCCACCAAGGGTATTAGGTCATGGGTAAAAGAGATCCCCATATCAAAACAAGGTATTCAAACAGCGATCGAGCAGCTAGAAACTAGCAGTGTCCGCTACCGATCCTGCCTGGTGGCTTATGACGAGGAATTTGGGGCCTGA
- a CDS encoding uncharacterized protein (antiSMASH:Cluster_8.4) has translation MRGTMKGCVFNLPIREEFVQRLLESYKDLTERVPDSARSVLQFDLFDPTVVATKASNTDMAFHSRGYHFNAAAEVFWHSTEHDVRCRQWARDIAAIFKAELKRDEKASNKSDPDPVMMLVKDILSARPFCIPSWTLA, from the coding sequence ATGCGCGGGACCATGAAGGGCTGCGTTTTCAACCTTCCCATCCGCGAAGAATTCGTGCAAAGGCTCCTCGAGTCATATAAAGATCTCACAGAAAGGGTCCCTGACTCTGCGAGGAGCGTACTGCAATTTGATCTATTTGATCCAACCGTTGTGGCCACCAAGGCATCTAACACAGATATGGCTTTCCACAGTCGCGGCTATCACTTCAATGCAGCCGCGGAGGTATTCTGGCACTCCACTGAACACGATGTAAGGTGCAGGCAATGGGCCCGCGATATTGCTGCCATCTTCAAAGCGGAACTGAAAAGAGATGAAAAGGCTAGCAACAAGTCAGACCCCGACCctgtgatgatgttggtgaagGATATCTTGTCTGCACGGCCTTTTTGCATCCCATCGTGGACACTGGCGTGA
- a CDS encoding uncharacterized protein (COG:E;~EggNog:ENOG410PWK8;~InterPro:IPR002293;~PFAM:PF00324,PF13520;~SMCOG1038:phenylalanine-specific permease;~TransMembrane:11 (o29-51i63-87o121-143i155-176o182-203i263-286o316-336i367-385o391-415i435-456o462-485i);~antiSMASH:Cluster_8.4;~go_component: GO:0016020 - membrane [Evidence IEA];~go_function: GO:0022857 - transmembrane transporter activity [Evidence IEA];~go_process: GO:0055085 - transmembrane transport [Evidence IEA]), with amino-acid sequence MAMYEQIDVDDRELEAQGYAPAMPRRFSLLSLFSLGFALTATWNGFGSAIGASLAQSSSSGTIWTLVIAALMNFVVSLGMAELVSAFPNSGAQYYWSYKVASPEWAPFASYMSACISTCGWWLGLASVCNFVAATILAILQICVKEYTLRPSHQWFCYVAIIWLAALLNIYATRFLPALNKYLLYFSVSTLLITILVILVCAAPNYQSSVWVFTDTTSFNRSYDKSFLFVLCLLNNTYGFMGTDAGAHMAEEIPSPSINAPKVMIYPVIIGLVTTWPFAVACMYVITDIERVVNPPSGISLVEIYLQATESEFTTILLLAAFAICLFGCAAANITGSSRQIWAASRDNCYPLSTWLAQVHPKHKMPMNAACLTAIFATLYGLIFLRSSTAFASMVSANIVFMMTSYVIPQGIAVWRGRSSVLPRRHFHLGRWGSFVNITSCVWVCFLNIVACFPIIRPVTAANMNWVSVVIFITTAYMVLAWYLWQRHVFTGPRLNTRFIQNSRSRAASLPHKHSPCGLIDQPSNETIDKDAKVD; translated from the exons ATGGCAATGTACGAACAGATCGACGTCGACGATCGTGAACTCGAGGCCCAGGGGTATGCACCGGCAATGCCCAGGCGGTTTTCACTATTGTCACTTTTCTCGCTAGGCTTTGCGCTGACAGCTACGTGGAATGGATTCGGGAGTGCTATCGGTGCTAGCTTGGCccaatcctcctcatcgggaACTATATGGACTCTGGTCATCGCTGCTCTAATGAACTTCGTTGTTTCACTAGGAATGGCGGAGCTCGTTTCGGCTTTTCCAAACTCTGGAGCACAATATTATTGGTCGTACAAAGTTGCGAGTCCAGAATGGGCGCCTTTTGCGTCATACAT GTCGGCTTGTATCAGTACGTGCGGCTGGTGGCTAGGTCTCGCTAGCGTATGCAACTTTGTTGCGGCCACAATATTGGCTATATTGCAGATTTGTGTCAAAGAGTACACTCTCCGCCCTTCGCATCAGTGGTTTTGCTATGTTGCAATCATCTGGCTAGCTGCCCTACTCAACATATATGCCACACGGTTCCTCCCAGcacttaataaatatcttc TTTACTTTTCGGTATCAACACTCCTCATCACTATCCTGGTCATCCTTGTATGCGCCGCTCCAAATTACCAGTCCAGCGTATGGGTTTTTACAGATACAACAAGTTTTAATAGGTCATATGACAAAAGCTTTCTCTTTGTTTTATGCTTATTGAATAATACTTATGGCTTTATGGGTACCGATGCTGGTGCTCATATGGCCGAAGAGATCCCTTCTCCGTCCATCAATGCACCCAAGGTCATG ATATATCCAGTAATTATCGGGCTGGTCACTA CATGGCCCTTTGCGgttgcatgtatgtatgtgatAACCGACATTGAAAGAGTTGTCAATCCTCCAAGCGGGATCAGCTTGGTCGAGATTTATCTCCAAGCTACGGAAAGCGAATTCACGACTATTTTACTCTTGGCAGCTTTTGCAATATGCCTCTTTGGGTGCGCAGCCGCCAATATCACAGGTTCAAGTCGTCAAATTTGGGCCGCATCCAGGGACAATTGCTATCCTTTATCAACATGGCTAGCACAGGTCCACCCAAAGCACAAAATGCCTATGAACGCTGCCTGTCTGACGGCAATTTTCGCTACG CTCTACGGATTAATATTTTTGCGATCAAGTACTGCTTTTGCTTCAATGGTCAGCGCCAATATCGTTTTTATGATGACCTCGTATGTCATTCCACAAGGAATTGCTGTGTGGAGGGGACGTTCTAGCGTTCTTCCTAGACGTCATTTCCATCTTGGAAGATGGGGATCATTTGTCAACATCACTAGCTGTGTGTGGGTTTGTTTTCTGAACATTGTGGCTTGCTTTCCAATAATTCGGCCAGTCACTGCTGCCAACATGAATTGGGTCAG TGTTGTCATATTTATCACTACTGCCTATATGGTCTTGGCTTGGTACCTCTGGCAACGACACGTATTCACGGGGCCGAGGTTAAACACGCGGTTCATACAAAATTCCCGTTCGCGAGCTGCGAGTCTTCCTCATAAACATTCTCCTTGTGGCCTGATTGATCAACCCAGCAATGAGACCATCGACAAAGACGCGAAAGTGGA